The Rhodopseudomonas palustris genome window below encodes:
- a CDS encoding DoxX family protein, whose translation MDSFAARWQPFALSLFRFVTGLLLLQYGIAKLFKYPAVPYFAKVELFSLIGAAGTLELVLGALLMLGLFTRPVAFILSGEMAFAYFLGHMFKGDTPVWLPLLNGGTAAILFCFACLYLATAGGGPVSIDRMIRGR comes from the coding sequence GTGGATAGTTTCGCAGCCAGGTGGCAGCCCTTCGCCCTGAGCCTGTTTCGCTTTGTCACCGGCCTGCTGCTGCTTCAGTACGGCATCGCGAAGCTGTTCAAATATCCGGCCGTCCCTTACTTCGCGAAGGTCGAGCTGTTTTCGCTGATCGGGGCCGCCGGCACGCTCGAACTGGTGCTCGGTGCGCTGCTGATGCTCGGACTGTTCACCCGCCCGGTGGCGTTCATTCTCTCCGGCGAAATGGCGTTCGCTTATTTCCTCGGCCACATGTTCAAGGGCGACACGCCGGTCTGGCTGCCGCTGCTCAACGGCGGCACCGCGGCGATCCTGTTCTGCTTCGCCTGTCTGTATCTGGCGACGGCGGGCGGCGGGCCGGTCAGCATCGACCGGATGATCCGCGGGCGCTGA